In the genome of Deferribacterota bacterium, the window GAGCTACCACTTGAAGCTTTATTCCAGATAATTTCGCCTCTCATTAAAAAACCTAAATCAAGCATATCCTCAACGATAAATGCATGGAGAGGAATGTACGGTTTTCTTCCAAGATTGGCAATATTAATACACGCTCTTCCACCGGGGACAAGAACTCTCTTAACTTCGCTCCATACTCTTTTCAAAAATGATCTATATTCACTCAGGGTAAGATTTTCATCGTACTCTTTTCCAACATTGTAAGGTGGAGAAGTAACCATTAGATGAACACTATTATCTGGCAATTCCTTCATTTCTTCACTTGTCTTGCAAAAGATTTTGTCAAGAAATTTGGATGGTATTGGATTTTCCACATACTTGGTTCTCTCCTCCTTGGGAAGTCCCTCATATAACCTGCTTGTGTAAAACGAAGTAGAATTATGATTAATTCTTCCAGGAGAGCCGAATGCACTTGTTTTCGTCCCATCTTTTTTCTTATAGTTTCCCATTTAATCTCCCCTCCAGAGATCAACCCATCTTTTATAAGGATTAAACTCAATTTTTGTTTTTTGCCAATTTATTACGATTCTTCTGGACATACTATCCTCAACTAAACTTGACAATGCCTCTTTAGTAATCTCAACACCTCTTGGATTTGTTCCGGATTTTGGAAGTTTAATATAATTTTCTCTGCCTATTTTATCAAAAAGCCGTTTTTGAGTTGCTAATGGTATATAATAAAATCCTCCTGTGTCATTCCAGTTAATTTGAACAAGTAGGATATCGCAATGCGGATAATAGCTCTCACGAAATTCTTTTGCTTTCTGAGTATCTACAGTCCATATAAGTTTGACACCGCCAAAACTCTTACCTGTAATTGTTTTTATAGATATTGGCTCATCAAATAACTTTAAATCAACTTCTGGCTCGGTAATAGGTAGTTTAGTCTCTACATTTGATTCACCAAATTTATAAATGAGCAAAGCAATGATTATTCGTTCACGGGCAGAGCCCACCTCCATTCCCGTCTTACCTGCTCTTGAACTTTCTAATTCTGCAAGTTGGAAGAGGTAGGGTAAACGCCCTTTTATCTTCTCTACAAGTTTTATGTCTTCGAATATTTCAATTAAACAACTGGACATTTTTTATTTTTCCATACTTTCATGAGCAAAATGGCGTATAACTCATTTCTATAGAAATTGAACTTATAGTTTAGATCTTTTTGTTGCATATTATACTAGCTTATTTTATCAACTTCCATAAAACGATGCAATAATATTAAAAATTGTTCAACTTGCGAAGTCGAAGGATGGGGTAAGATGGGTTGAAATGGCTTATTTACGGGGAAAATCTGACTTGCGAAGTCAGAGGATGCTGTGATGGCTTAAATATGCGGAAAATCTGACTTGCGAAGTCAGAGGAAATTTTGACCCCTTTGATCAAAATGCGTCAACTGATTGGTTTGACCCAGAGTGGATGTTCGGTGTAACAGATGGATTTGATGTAGTGATTGCTAACCCACCCTATGTGAAAGAATATGTTAATCGTTCAGCATTTGATGGGCTCAGAGACTCACCATACTATCAGGGAAAGATGGACTTATGGTATATGTTCGCGTGTAAAGGTATAGACATGCTAAAACAAAACGGGATCCTTACGTTTATAGCTCAAAACAATTGGGTTACAAGTTATGGTGCTTCAAAGATGAGAAATAAGGTCATTCAAGATACGCAGATCTTGAGTCTTATTGATTTTGGTGCATATAGAATTTTTGAGGCTGGCATTCAAACAATGGTAATAATCTTAAAAAAGAGCACTAATTTAGAAAATTATTTTTTTGATTACAGAAAATTGATAAGCAATGATGCTGAAATTAATGATGTTGTTATGATCCTAAACAAAGAATCAAGTGCCAAAACAGAGTATTTGACGCTGAAAATTCAGCGATCTAAATTTATTAATAAAGCTCTTACGTTTAGCGCTTCTAATGTTCAAAACATTCTTGAGAAGATATTGGGAAAATCCAATTTTTTTTTGGATCCGCAAAAGGAAGTTGCGCAAGGTATAGTATGTCCGCAAGAATATCTTAATAAGGCATCTCAAAAAATATTAGGTGAAGATTTCGAAATTGGTGAAGGAATTTTTACATTAACAACTCAAGAACTTAAAGCCTTACAACTATCTAAAGCCGAGCTCAGACTCATAAAACCTTTTTTTACAACTAAAGAATTAAACAGATGGAAAGCCAATCCACATAATCAAAAATGGATTATCTATACAGACTCAAGTTTTAAAGATAAAAAAATAGTAGAAAGATATCCTAACATTAAGAAACATCTTGATAGGTTTAAAAAAGTCATTACATCGGACAATAAACCTTATGGACTTCACCGAGCCAGAGACGAGTTTTTTTTCAAAGGAGAAAAAATTATTGTGGTGAGAAAATGTGCTCGTCCAACTTTTATTTATGTTGATTTCGACAGCTATGTGTCAGCGACTTTTTACATTATCAAAACCGAGCGTATCAACCAAAAGTATCTCGTTGGAGTACTTAATTCACGGTTAATAGAATTCTGGTTGAGGCACAAAGGGAAAATGCAAGGAACAAATTATCAAATTGATAAGGAGCCTCTTGTGAACATTCCTCTTATTAAGGCCAATGAAAACACGCAAGGTGCAATAGCGAGTGTTGTTGACAAAATCCTCGCCATTACCAAAGATGAAGACTATTTAGAAAACCCTGACAAGCAAGCTAAGGTCCACGAGTATGAAAAGCAAATCGACCAACTTGTCTATAAGTTGTATGGACTTACTGAAGAAGAGATCAAAATCATTGAAGAACAAAAATATTAAATCTTATTTGTCTGTGGGAAAATAAAAAATTCAACTTGCGAAGTCGAAGGATGGGGTAAGATGGGTTGAAATGGCTTATTTACGGGGAAAATCTGACTTGCGAAGTCAGAGGATTTCTTTAAATGTGCTGTATTATTGGAGTATGAAGACTTTTTTATTTTGGTGGAGGTGGCGGGAATCGAACCCGCGTCCGAAGAGTCTACTTAAGCGATGGTCCTACATGCTTATCCTGTGTTTGTTAATCCATAACAAGGCCACAGGCAGCCTCGTTATGGATCGCCTTAAGTTCAATTTTCGAAGCCCAGCCCCTTAAGGCAAAGGCTAAGCTTCACAGCCTGGTAGTTTGGCACCCTTAAATAGCCCCAGGCAAGCTACTTAAGGGCGTCGCTGCTATTTATTAAGCAGCGAGTGCTAGACTTTCGTCTTCGGTTATTTTTGTAATTGCTTAAGTTTTTACCTGCCTTAAGCACGCAGGGCATGCACCACCTTCTTTTTCGACTCCCCGTCGAATCCTTTACACCCCCATAATTAGAATATATAATTTAATAATTAATTGTAAAGATCTTAAGTTTTTGCAATTAAAAGCTATTAATAATTATAAAATTTTTGTTATATTATAAGGATGTTTTTTAAAAATTTAATATATAATATTTTTAAATTAAAAGAAAAAAATACTACAATTGCGCGTGAGATATTAGCTGGGATAACTACCTTTGTGACAATGGCTTATGTAATATTTATTAACCCGGCTATATTATCTAAAACAGGTATGGATCCTTCGGCTGTATTGATAGCAACGGTAATTGGCTCTGCATTTGGTTGTCTTTTAATGGGTATCCTGGCAAATTACCCTTTTGCACTTGCCCCTGGAATGGGGTTAACTGCATATTTTGCTTATATTGTTGTTGGTCAAATGGGGTATAGTTGGCAAGCTGCATTAGGTGCTGTCTTTATGGCAGCACTAATTTTCTTACTTTTAACTATCCTTAAGATTAGGAATTTAATAATCAAGGGTATACCAGAGAGTTTGAAAAGCTCAATCTCTGTTGG includes:
- a CDS encoding site-specific DNA-methyltransferase; amino-acid sequence: MGNYKKKDGTKTSAFGSPGRINHNSTSFYTSRLYEGLPKEERTKYVENPIPSKFLDKIFCKTSEEMKELPDNSVHLMVTSPPYNVGKEYDENLTLSEYRSFLKRVWSEVKRVLVPGGRACINIANLGRKPYIPLHAFIVEDMLDLGFLMRGEIIWNKASSGSSSTAWGSWLSAKNPTLRDIHEYILVFSKGMFSRENLGRESTVSKEEFLEFTKSVWTFAAEPATKVGHPAPFPVELPRRLIQLYTFEGEVVLDPFIGSGQTAIASIKVNRHYVGYEINEEYVKLAEKRIKEFSLKFNSPKLLGLD
- a CDS encoding ThaI family type II restriction endonuclease encodes the protein MSSCLIEIFEDIKLVEKIKGRLPYLFQLAELESSRAGKTGMEVGSARERIIIALLIYKFGESNVETKLPITEPEVDLKLFDEPISIKTITGKSFGGVKLIWTVDTQKAKEFRESYYPHCDILLVQINWNDTGGFYYIPLATQKRLFDKIGRENYIKLPKSGTNPRGVEITKEALSSLVEDSMSRRIVINWQKTKIEFNPYKRWVDLWRGD
- a CDS encoding TaqI-like C-terminal specificity domain-containing protein, whose protein sequence is MFGVTDGFDVVIANPPYVKEYVNRSAFDGLRDSPYYQGKMDLWYMFACKGIDMLKQNGILTFIAQNNWVTSYGASKMRNKVIQDTQILSLIDFGAYRIFEAGIQTMVIILKKSTNLENYFFDYRKLISNDAEINDVVMILNKESSAKTEYLTLKIQRSKFINKALTFSASNVQNILEKILGKSNFFLDPQKEVAQGIVCPQEYLNKASQKILGEDFEIGEGIFTLTTQELKALQLSKAELRLIKPFFTTKELNRWKANPHNQKWIIYTDSSFKDKKIVERYPNIKKHLDRFKKVITSDNKPYGLHRARDEFFFKGEKIIVVRKCARPTFIYVDFDSYVSATFYIIKTERINQKYLVGVLNSRLIEFWLRHKGKMQGTNYQIDKEPLVNIPLIKANENTQGAIASVVDKILAITKDEDYLENPDKQAKVHEYEKQIDQLVYKLYGLTEEEIKIIEEQKY